In the genome of Bubalus kerabau isolate K-KA32 ecotype Philippines breed swamp buffalo chromosome 8, PCC_UOA_SB_1v2, whole genome shotgun sequence, one region contains:
- the LOC129658781 gene encoding pancreatic progenitor cell differentiation and proliferation factor-like, translated as MAAIPSSGSLVATHDYYRHRLGSTSSNSSCGSAEYPGEAIPHHPGLPKADPGHWWASFLFGKSTLPFMATVLESPEHSESAQASTSTITCDLAREAVGKQQPSGQPGKTNCRPPS; from the coding sequence ATGGCAGCCATCCCCTCCAGCGGCTCGCTCGTGGCCACCCACGACTACTACCGGCACCGCCTGGGCTCCACTTCCAGTAACAGCTCCTGCGGAAGTGCCGAGTACCCCGGGGAAGCCATCCCCCACCACCCGGGTCTCCCCAAAGCAGACCCGGGACACTGGTGGGCTAGCTTCCTCTTCGGGAAGTCCACTCTCCCGTTCATGGCCACAGTGCTGGAGTCCCCAGAGCACTCGGAGTCTGCCCAGGCCTCCACCAGCACGATCACATGTGACCTGGCTCGGGAAGCTGTGGGGAAGCAGCAGCCCAGCGGCCAGCCTGGCAAAACCAACTGCAGGCCCCCGTCCTGA